One segment of Patulibacter sp. SYSU D01012 DNA contains the following:
- a CDS encoding glycosyltransferase, with protein sequence MATVLLRRPVTACRADVLGLPPQRVRAARAQRRVRAGAVVGVSPHVVPRPRDWPERAVLTGWWWDAPPAAGPPPLDPTLEAFLAAGPPPVLVGLGSMPVRDPAATTRVLVAAARDVGVRLVLQRGWAGLGANVEDGPDVHVAGDVPHDALLPRVRAVVHHGGAGTTGRGLRHGRPTLVLPVLADQFFWGHRLAALGVGPPALPLARLRRDALARRLRRLVGDPSHGERARAVAARLATEDGAAAAADRVAAWADRLS encoded by the coding sequence TTGGCGACCGTCCTGCTCCGTCGGCCCGTCACGGCGTGCCGCGCCGACGTCCTGGGCCTGCCGCCCCAGCGGGTGCGCGCCGCGCGGGCGCAGCGGCGGGTCCGCGCGGGTGCCGTCGTCGGCGTCAGCCCGCACGTCGTCCCCCGGCCCCGGGACTGGCCGGAGCGGGCGGTCCTGACCGGGTGGTGGTGGGACGCCCCGCCCGCCGCGGGGCCGCCGCCCCTGGACCCCACGCTCGAGGCGTTCCTGGCCGCCGGGCCGCCGCCCGTGCTCGTCGGGCTGGGATCGATGCCCGTCCGCGACCCCGCCGCCACGACGCGCGTCCTCGTCGCGGCGGCCCGCGACGTGGGGGTGCGCCTGGTGCTGCAGCGCGGCTGGGCCGGACTGGGCGCCAACGTGGAGGACGGCCCGGACGTGCACGTGGCCGGCGACGTGCCGCACGACGCGCTGCTGCCCCGGGTGCGCGCGGTGGTGCACCACGGCGGCGCCGGCACGACGGGCCGCGGCCTGCGGCACGGCCGCCCCACGCTCGTCCTGCCGGTGCTCGCCGACCAGTTCTTCTGGGGGCACCGCCTGGCCGCGCTGGGGGTCGGCCCGCCCGCGCTCCCGCTCGCGCGGCTGCGGCGCGACGCGCTGGCGCGCCGCCTGCGCCGGCTGGTCGGCGATCCGTCCCACGGGGAGCGGGCTCGCGCGGTCGCCGCCCGCCTGGCGACCGAGGACGGCGCCGCCGCCGCGGCCGACCGCGTCGCGGCCTGGGCCGACCGGCTCAGCTGA
- a CDS encoding phosphatase PAP2 family protein, translating into MRALGALDPAPDGGAWLAVTRLGEPASYALLCVALVLVAVARRRPRWALAVPVTMLGSELCAQALKQLLAAPRPGVPAGRLIGDAAWPSGHSTAAMTAALLAVLLAPRRWRGPVALAGAVGALAVGIGMVVTGSHYPTDVAGGYLCAGIWVTAATMAVAAWDRRRPPVRARGGDAAAVS; encoded by the coding sequence ATGCGGGCGCTCGGCGCGCTGGACCCCGCCCCGGACGGCGGCGCCTGGCTCGCCGTGACGCGGCTGGGCGAGCCGGCCTCGTACGCCCTGCTCTGCGTGGCGCTCGTGCTCGTCGCGGTGGCGCGCCGACGCCCGCGCTGGGCGCTCGCCGTCCCCGTGACCATGCTCGGCAGCGAGCTGTGCGCCCAGGCGCTCAAGCAGCTCCTCGCCGCGCCGCGCCCGGGCGTGCCCGCCGGCCGGCTGATCGGCGACGCCGCGTGGCCGTCCGGGCACTCGACCGCGGCGATGACGGCGGCGCTCCTCGCCGTGCTGCTCGCCCCGCGACGGTGGCGGGGACCGGTCGCCCTGGCCGGCGCGGTCGGCGCCCTCGCCGTCGGGATCGGCATGGTCGTCACCGGCAGCCACTACCCGACGGACGTCGCGGGCGGCTACCTCTGCGCCGGCATCTGGGTGACCGCGGCCACGATGGCCGTGGCCGCCTGGGACCGCCGCCGGCCGCCGGTCCGCGCCCGCGGCGGCGACGCCGCCGCCGTCAGCTGA
- a CDS encoding alpha/beta hydrolase codes for MSTHRPTVRSRPGAALLAVLLALLAGALAPAAASAAPDRLRVGAATLHRCHADPAGWCGTLRRPLDPSRPRGATIPVGFRWYPAAKGAAGHPTLVAMEGGPGYPATGTSAEYRAMYGPLLRRRDLLLVDMRGTGSSGLIDCRALQGAGGRQSGSAFARRVARCGRALNRAYPDGRGGRLHASDLFSTKLATDDLDAVLGHLRRRSIDLYGDSYGTFFVQSFVSRHRERLHSVVLDSAYPVRDLDPFYASSVTSGLTALDRVCARSVACTDAAGGGTASARLAALVARTRTAPLRGTTRAADGTRVRATVGPRQLADLMQDAGSDALILRELDAAVRAALAGDAAPLLRLAVQARAYDHGAVPASYFSYGLYWATACTDYPQLFDMRATPAQRRRQLAAAKAAAGDARFAPFAVGEWTAISGYSQPFDGCLSWPAPVRRDPVVGTPDVPLPADVPLLVLGGDLDSLTPVADAQAFAARVAVRHRVVPVHNGVHVPALGNDVTPSAAACAARLVRAFVRRPDALERLDASCAPATEPIHTPGAYPRRFADVAPATGTGDETARRAATVAAGVLGDATVRYRYSEGAASTPALRGGTVRAAGEERVRLTFDGARLVADAPVDGTGTWEPASGAVRGALTVRVPGGRPVRVRVAWNVGRPTATARVGGATLELPAP; via the coding sequence GTGTCCACGCATCGACCAACCGTTCGCTCCCGCCCGGGGGCCGCGCTCCTCGCCGTGCTGCTCGCCCTGCTCGCCGGGGCGCTCGCCCCGGCCGCGGCGTCGGCCGCCCCCGACCGCCTGCGCGTCGGCGCCGCCACCCTGCACCGCTGCCACGCCGACCCGGCGGGATGGTGCGGCACGCTGCGCCGGCCGCTCGACCCGTCGCGTCCGCGGGGCGCGACGATCCCGGTGGGCTTCCGCTGGTACCCCGCCGCGAAGGGCGCGGCCGGGCACCCGACGCTCGTGGCGATGGAGGGCGGCCCCGGCTACCCGGCGACCGGCACGAGCGCCGAGTACCGCGCGATGTACGGCCCGCTGCTGCGTCGCCGCGACCTGCTCCTGGTCGACATGCGCGGCACCGGCAGCTCGGGCCTGATCGACTGCCGCGCCCTGCAGGGCGCCGGCGGCCGCCAGTCCGGATCGGCGTTCGCCCGCCGCGTCGCCCGCTGCGGCCGCGCGCTGAACCGCGCGTACCCGGACGGGCGCGGCGGCCGCCTGCACGCCTCGGACCTGTTCTCCACGAAGCTCGCCACCGACGACCTGGACGCCGTGCTGGGCCACCTGCGCCGCCGGTCGATCGACCTGTACGGCGACTCGTACGGCACGTTCTTCGTGCAGTCGTTCGTCTCGCGCCACCGCGAGCGCCTGCACTCCGTCGTGCTCGACTCGGCCTACCCGGTGCGCGACCTGGACCCGTTCTACGCCTCCTCGGTCACCAGCGGCCTGACGGCGCTCGACCGCGTGTGCGCCCGCAGCGTCGCCTGCACCGACGCGGCCGGCGGCGGGACCGCGTCCGCCCGGCTCGCCGCCCTCGTCGCCCGGACGCGCACCGCGCCGCTGCGCGGCACGACGCGCGCCGCCGACGGCACGCGCGTGCGGGCGACCGTCGGGCCGCGCCAGCTCGCCGACCTGATGCAGGACGCCGGCTCGGACGCGCTCATCCTGCGCGAGCTCGACGCCGCCGTCCGCGCCGCGCTGGCCGGTGACGCCGCGCCGCTGCTGCGCCTGGCCGTCCAGGCGCGCGCCTACGACCACGGCGCCGTGCCCGCCAGCTACTTCTCGTACGGCCTGTACTGGGCGACGGCGTGCACCGACTACCCGCAGCTCTTCGACATGCGGGCGACCCCGGCGCAGCGGCGCCGTCAGCTCGCCGCGGCGAAGGCCGCCGCCGGCGACGCGCGCTTCGCCCCGTTCGCCGTCGGCGAGTGGACGGCGATCAGCGGCTACTCCCAGCCGTTCGACGGCTGCCTCTCCTGGCCCGCGCCCGTGCGCCGCGACCCGGTCGTCGGCACGCCGGACGTGCCGCTCCCGGCCGACGTGCCGCTGCTCGTCCTCGGCGGCGACCTCGACTCGCTGACGCCGGTCGCCGACGCGCAGGCGTTCGCCGCGCGCGTCGCCGTCCGTCACCGGGTCGTCCCCGTCCACAACGGGGTCCACGTCCCGGCGCTGGGCAACGACGTCACGCCGTCGGCCGCCGCGTGCGCCGCGCGCCTGGTGCGGGCGTTCGTCCGCCGGCCCGACGCCCTCGAGCGCCTGGACGCCTCGTGCGCCCCCGCGACCGAGCCGATCCACACGCCCGGCGCGTACCCGCGGCGGTTCGCCGACGTCGCGCCGGCGACGGGGACCGGGGACGAGACGGCCCGCCGCGCGGCGACGGTCGCCGCCGGCGTGCTGGGGGACGCGACCGTCCGCTACCGCTACTCCGAGGGCGCGGCGTCCACCCCGGCCCTGCGCGGCGGCACCGTGCGGGCGGCGGGGGAGGAGCGCGTGCGCCTGACGTTCGACGGCGCCCGCCTGGTCGCGGACGCCCCGGTCGACGGCACCGGCACGTGGGAGCCGGCCTCCGGCGCGGTGCGGGGAGCCCTCACCGTCCGCGTGCCCGGCGGCCGCCCCGTGCGCGTGCGCGTGGCGTGGAACGTCGGCCGGCCGACGGCCACGGCGCGCGTCGGCGGCGCGACGCTGGAGCTGCCGGCGCCCTGA
- a CDS encoding DUF3072 domain-containing protein, which produces MTQSTPDAQDPTGAPGPEQGPTDQAPQRTPEKDPDQWATGGEPATGPQLSYVSTLAQEAGVEVPENLTKADASKLIDELQDKTGRGGQPAGG; this is translated from the coding sequence ATGACGCAGTCCACGCCCGACGCCCAGGACCCGACCGGCGCCCCCGGCCCCGAGCAGGGGCCCACGGACCAGGCGCCGCAGCGCACCCCCGAGAAGGATCCCGACCAGTGGGCGACCGGCGGCGAGCCGGCGACCGGCCCGCAGCTCTCGTACGTGTCGACGCTCGCGCAGGAGGCCGGCGTCGAGGTGCCGGAGAACCTGACGAAGGCCGACGCCTCGAAGCTCATCGACGAGCTGCAGGACAAGACGGGGCGCGGCGGTCAGCCGGCCGGGGGCTGA
- a CDS encoding serine/threonine-protein kinase codes for MQTTLGIGAYGVVYACRRVDTHDVVVEDGLAAKFLRRDMLDDDEAARRFRSEARMLSRLKHPNIVRVVSSSLDRDQPHFVMPQADRNLASELNDGVRTRDWYLGVFGDVLSAVAYAHEENILHRDLKPNNVLLADGRALVSDFGMGKNIAADATQYSPTEHGVGTAAYVAPEMQYSTADGGKPSDVYSLGKMLWELLVGRTPRFGPPDMEYVSDPLLRPFIERCCHEEPTLRFKDAGDAHEAWQVLVRGLGPTPAPLQEANALVKRWGTAPDEAARIGALRRLDALLDRERADEQLYLDLVPTLDRSLIHQYATVMPRDFARTVDRYFARTDGRLPFSYCDDVARFCTAAFTAETSDDVRIAALTKLLNVGAHHERYPVGEQFRELIWSLADEHLIELAARVIKTEPAADWFNHGRLWNRAVPAPIEKAFRARH; via the coding sequence TTGCAAACCACCCTCGGCATTGGCGCCTATGGCGTGGTCTACGCCTGCCGACGAGTCGACACCCACGACGTCGTTGTCGAGGACGGCCTAGCCGCCAAGTTCCTCCGAAGAGATATGCTCGACGACGACGAAGCCGCCCGTCGGTTCCGGTCGGAGGCCCGGATGCTGAGCCGTCTGAAGCACCCGAACATCGTTCGGGTGGTGTCGAGCTCGCTGGACCGCGACCAGCCGCACTTCGTCATGCCGCAGGCCGACAGGAACCTCGCCTCCGAGCTCAATGACGGCGTGCGGACACGTGACTGGTACCTGGGCGTCTTCGGCGACGTGCTCTCAGCAGTGGCGTACGCCCACGAAGAGAACATCCTCCACCGGGACCTGAAACCCAACAACGTCCTGCTCGCCGACGGACGGGCTCTCGTAAGCGACTTCGGGATGGGCAAGAACATCGCCGCCGACGCAACGCAGTACTCGCCCACCGAGCACGGGGTCGGTACCGCGGCTTACGTCGCGCCCGAGATGCAGTACTCGACTGCCGACGGCGGGAAGCCGTCAGACGTCTACTCGTTGGGCAAGATGCTCTGGGAGCTCCTCGTCGGGCGCACTCCCCGCTTCGGCCCGCCAGACATGGAGTACGTCTCCGACCCGCTCCTCAGGCCGTTCATCGAACGTTGCTGCCACGAGGAGCCAACCCTGCGATTCAAAGATGCCGGCGACGCACACGAGGCCTGGCAAGTCCTCGTACGGGGCCTCGGGCCAACGCCAGCGCCACTCCAGGAAGCCAATGCCCTCGTGAAGAGGTGGGGCACCGCCCCCGACGAGGCCGCTCGTATCGGAGCGCTCCGCCGGCTTGATGCTCTCCTCGACCGTGAGAGGGCCGACGAGCAGCTGTATCTCGACCTCGTCCCGACGCTCGACCGCTCGCTCATCCACCAGTACGCAACCGTCATGCCCCGCGACTTCGCGCGGACCGTCGACCGGTACTTCGCCCGCACCGACGGTCGGTTGCCGTTCTCGTACTGCGACGACGTCGCCCGGTTCTGCACCGCGGCCTTCACCGCCGAGACTTCTGACGACGTCCGCATCGCCGCTCTGACGAAGCTGCTGAACGTCGGCGCCCACCATGAGCGGTACCCCGTCGGTGAGCAGTTTCGCGAGCTCATTTGGAGTCTCGCCGACGAGCACCTCATCGAGCTTGCGGCCCGTGTCATCAAGACCGAGCCCGCCGCCGACTGGTTCAACCACGGACGGCTCTGGAATCGCGCCGTGCCGGCACCGATTGAGAAGGCCTTCCGGGCCCGCCACTAG
- a CDS encoding P-loop NTPase fold protein, producing the protein MSDDLIPDQALRSTDQDAFNHAAIASTLADLVLEGERPLNVALFGRWGSGKSSIYELLRRAVRERDPRKSVELVRYDAWKYGGESLQRNFISFAATSLGFEESVRANRDFHRGLYEKRRGTELSFAADSDTNWAHRLAPLWVFGVVFVALVVLFSALVGSASVLTDENFLGQVAQSLPGFLVSTGGVAVLVAGAKLVADGITTEVEQSQPSAEEQFSKTFDKLVKQAREDRGRDRLVFFIDELDRCSPDDVVATLTGIKTFLGNDNCVFIVAADREVLESALDALPQSAPYDPDAPYYSSASSFFDKIFQHQMPLPPLRGRRLTGFARALVLNRGGLWKDLRAAQEPHRLLDRVMYVLVPSHVRSPRRVKVLLNAYATNVRVAEGRGIEWLEHALELAKLTALQTEFPALAADLQQEPRLPEYLVAAPPGLSPRVTALIRRHGGTHASGAFLDASDSGAAKDAAAAEPTDAPLHSPGAASFGDGDARALARTQHALLRRYLERTADVPSPGRRLLYLEAAGLAVGLEDGALGELIESDAPESPARVVEAMHGRSDKERRQVVRVLADMSEGEFGEERNNVVTALLGVVGLVDGPLGRDGDAALAAIAAYEQERPLAGDQLILALPLALRTEGPAARELVTRLSDDPELLATRTSVARAAALLGMTPDPLTARIHTRVAEALDDGDATPLVDALEILGDDDALELLHGQDVRQSIGARLGEDTEDFAASLIAGVGAKPRTAVCLQRELLMQRFTYDVAFANAATIRPLLTPSGANDHAMLALQHAPQEHWSEWVSYLDPTEPGGVGWAGFPVERMLEMYGAEAAAADAQTTLAALVPFLNAVGEARLTAIVEAATATLTSNVWWTSEDTVQEQVESHGFMRTLVRAPDPELVDAINVVMFRDIERARITAASAGVSANGNAMNGLRLLGSDLRPIDAAALYVAWRDSFDEPEAPTQQLLTLALLRLAAVAIGGGIDLDVSGLTVDRVLALPAEWRNRSDLTPARDWLTLRPPPEDVASLLMASTTNPRGLETVRNYAQRLTSEERTSLAEALYSSEADARWLTVVVGEGADDVALVSLMAKDLRQAGNDPERNAIARYIRALRPLTSAAQRAVAELAIELVGEKKVGRLRTAVSLLEELGTEHRSATALKSTFARAVDEGGPKLKAGDERTLAGINVTLPKKCFERRTSPLGKVRDTVEQKARDLTSRKRPGS; encoded by the coding sequence TTGAGCGACGACCTGATTCCCGACCAGGCGCTCCGGTCGACTGACCAGGACGCGTTCAACCACGCGGCAATCGCAAGCACCCTCGCCGACCTCGTGCTCGAAGGCGAGCGTCCGCTGAACGTCGCGCTCTTCGGTCGCTGGGGGTCGGGGAAGTCGAGCATCTACGAGCTTCTGCGCCGGGCGGTGCGAGAGCGCGACCCGAGGAAGTCGGTCGAGCTCGTGCGGTATGACGCCTGGAAGTACGGCGGCGAGTCGTTGCAGCGCAACTTCATTTCGTTCGCCGCGACCAGCCTCGGGTTTGAGGAGTCGGTTCGAGCGAACCGGGACTTCCACCGCGGCCTCTACGAGAAACGCCGCGGGACCGAGCTGTCCTTCGCCGCAGACAGCGACACGAACTGGGCTCACCGCCTAGCGCCCCTCTGGGTCTTCGGTGTGGTGTTCGTCGCGCTTGTCGTCTTGTTCAGCGCGTTGGTTGGGTCGGCGTCCGTACTGACCGACGAGAACTTCCTCGGCCAGGTCGCTCAGAGCCTCCCCGGTTTCCTGGTTTCGACCGGCGGCGTCGCCGTCTTGGTCGCGGGGGCCAAGCTGGTTGCTGACGGAATCACAACTGAGGTGGAGCAGTCACAGCCGAGCGCCGAGGAGCAATTCTCGAAGACGTTCGACAAGCTCGTCAAGCAGGCCAGAGAGGACCGCGGCAGAGACCGCCTCGTCTTTTTTATCGACGAGCTCGATAGGTGCTCACCGGATGACGTCGTGGCGACGCTGACGGGCATCAAGACGTTTCTGGGAAACGACAACTGCGTCTTCATCGTCGCCGCCGACCGAGAGGTCCTGGAGAGCGCCTTGGACGCGTTGCCGCAGAGTGCGCCCTACGACCCCGATGCACCGTATTACAGCTCGGCGAGCTCCTTCTTCGACAAGATTTTCCAGCACCAGATGCCGCTCCCGCCCCTGCGCGGGCGTCGACTTACGGGGTTCGCCCGGGCCCTCGTCCTGAACCGCGGGGGCCTGTGGAAGGACCTTCGCGCTGCGCAGGAGCCCCACCGGCTCCTCGACCGCGTGATGTACGTCCTGGTGCCTTCGCACGTCAGGAGCCCACGGCGCGTCAAGGTGCTCCTCAACGCGTACGCCACGAACGTACGCGTGGCTGAAGGTCGAGGCATCGAATGGCTCGAACACGCGTTGGAGCTCGCGAAGCTGACCGCCCTCCAGACCGAGTTCCCGGCGCTGGCGGCGGACTTGCAGCAGGAGCCCCGGCTCCCGGAGTACCTCGTGGCGGCGCCGCCGGGTCTCTCGCCCCGTGTCACGGCACTCATCAGGCGTCACGGGGGTACGCACGCGTCAGGAGCGTTCCTCGATGCCAGTGACTCGGGGGCGGCCAAGGACGCTGCCGCAGCCGAGCCAACGGACGCCCCGTTGCATTCGCCGGGCGCTGCGTCATTCGGGGACGGCGATGCGAGGGCGCTGGCCCGCACGCAGCACGCACTGCTGCGCCGCTACCTCGAACGAACCGCCGACGTTCCCTCGCCAGGCCGACGCCTCCTGTACTTGGAGGCGGCCGGGCTTGCCGTAGGGCTTGAGGACGGGGCGTTGGGCGAACTCATCGAGAGCGACGCACCCGAGTCACCCGCGCGGGTCGTCGAAGCGATGCACGGCCGTTCTGACAAGGAGCGACGTCAAGTCGTCCGGGTGCTGGCAGACATGAGCGAGGGGGAGTTCGGCGAAGAACGAAACAACGTGGTGACAGCGCTCCTCGGCGTTGTCGGGCTCGTCGATGGCCCTCTCGGCCGCGACGGTGACGCTGCCCTTGCCGCGATAGCCGCCTACGAACAGGAGCGTCCACTCGCCGGGGACCAGTTGATTCTTGCGCTGCCCCTCGCGCTTCGGACAGAAGGTCCTGCTGCAAGGGAGCTGGTCACGAGGCTGTCTGACGACCCCGAGCTGCTCGCGACACGCACCAGCGTGGCACGTGCCGCCGCCCTCTTGGGAATGACGCCGGACCCGCTCACGGCGCGTATCCACACCCGTGTTGCGGAGGCGCTTGACGACGGCGACGCCACCCCGCTCGTTGACGCGCTTGAGATCCTCGGCGACGACGACGCCCTCGAACTGCTCCATGGACAAGACGTCCGACAGAGCATCGGCGCGCGCCTCGGGGAAGACACCGAAGACTTCGCTGCCAGCCTCATCGCGGGTGTGGGAGCGAAGCCACGGACCGCGGTGTGCCTCCAGAGGGAGCTGCTGATGCAGAGGTTCACCTACGACGTGGCGTTTGCGAACGCGGCGACGATACGGCCTCTGCTAACCCCGTCCGGAGCGAACGACCACGCGATGCTCGCGCTGCAGCACGCGCCGCAAGAGCATTGGAGCGAGTGGGTTAGCTACCTGGACCCGACCGAGCCCGGCGGCGTTGGGTGGGCTGGATTTCCCGTGGAGCGAATGCTCGAAATGTACGGTGCTGAGGCCGCTGCAGCCGACGCGCAGACGACCCTCGCCGCTCTCGTCCCCTTCCTGAACGCCGTCGGCGAGGCACGCCTGACAGCCATCGTGGAGGCCGCGACAGCCACGCTCACATCGAACGTTTGGTGGACTTCCGAGGACACGGTGCAGGAACAGGTCGAGAGCCATGGGTTCATGCGCACACTCGTGCGCGCACCCGACCCCGAGCTGGTCGACGCAATCAACGTCGTGATGTTCCGGGACATCGAACGCGCTCGAATCACAGCGGCCTCCGCCGGCGTCTCCGCGAACGGCAACGCGATGAACGGTCTACGTCTCCTTGGGAGCGACCTGCGGCCCATAGACGCGGCCGCTCTGTACGTCGCCTGGCGGGACAGCTTCGACGAGCCTGAGGCCCCAACGCAGCAGCTCTTGACGCTCGCCCTTCTTCGTCTTGCGGCTGTCGCCATCGGCGGCGGGATTGACCTAGACGTCTCGGGTCTGACCGTCGACCGTGTGCTGGCACTTCCGGCCGAGTGGCGAAACAGGTCTGACTTGACGCCGGCACGCGATTGGCTGACACTGCGCCCGCCGCCTGAGGACGTCGCGAGCCTACTGATGGCTTCGACCACGAATCCGCGTGGTCTGGAAACCGTCCGGAACTACGCGCAGAGGCTGACCTCCGAAGAGCGCACGTCCCTCGCCGAGGCCCTGTACAGCTCAGAGGCAGACGCCCGCTGGCTGACCGTCGTCGTAGGCGAAGGCGCTGACGACGTGGCGCTTGTGTCGTTGATGGCCAAAGACCTGCGTCAGGCCGGCAACGACCCCGAGCGAAACGCCATAGCCCGGTATATACGCGCTCTCCGGCCACTCACCAGCGCAGCTCAGAGAGCCGTCGCCGAACTCGCTATCGAGCTCGTCGGAGAGAAGAAGGTCGGACGACTTCGCACCGCGGTGTCGCTCCTCGAAGAGCTCGGCACCGAGCATCGGTCCGCGACGGCCTTGAAGTCGACGTTCGCCCGCGCGGTAGATGAGGGCGGTCCCAAGCTGAAAGCCGGCGACGAGCGCACCTTGGCTGGAATCAACGTCACGCTGCCCAAGAAGTGCTTCGAACGTCGCACCTCGCCGTTGGGCAAAGTCCGCGATACCGTCGAACAGAAGGCACGCGACCTCACGTCGCGCAAGCGGCCGGGGAGTTGA
- a CDS encoding sigma factor-like helix-turn-helix DNA-binding protein, with product MSGRGIRDLLAQYAALDGGQRALVREVVCCGAPVSPDVPRRRADPTVDPDATGRLVRRVGGVWRYSDKTLSRLLFDAMRDIGHPPTVAEFDAWRADALARAETEGVVDFHLPSTAPYRRRWGSWLAALAHHGAEGTAVQDSADAFVWRRAGPDPDVGLQSDLRIAELARRVLDEGLPLSDELVTVLVTAWEQLPRRSRFILTDRLELLGPHSTYKVLGATLGISGRRAHQVHREAFMRLCRDVLGLRSEEDAQRAPVQTLRLLAR from the coding sequence ATGAGCGGCCGTGGCATCCGGGACCTGCTCGCCCAGTACGCGGCCCTCGACGGAGGGCAGCGGGCTCTCGTCCGAGAGGTCGTCTGCTGCGGCGCCCCCGTGTCACCGGACGTGCCGCGCCGTCGCGCGGACCCGACGGTTGACCCCGATGCGACCGGCCGTCTCGTCCGCCGAGTGGGCGGCGTCTGGCGCTACAGCGACAAGACGCTCTCGCGGCTTCTTTTCGACGCGATGCGGGACATCGGCCACCCGCCCACCGTGGCGGAGTTCGATGCGTGGAGAGCCGACGCACTTGCGCGCGCCGAAACCGAGGGCGTCGTCGACTTCCACCTGCCGAGCACCGCGCCGTACCGCCGGCGGTGGGGTAGCTGGCTCGCAGCGCTCGCGCACCACGGAGCCGAGGGCACGGCCGTCCAGGATTCGGCGGACGCGTTCGTTTGGCGGCGCGCTGGTCCCGACCCCGACGTTGGGCTGCAGTCCGACCTGCGTATCGCGGAACTCGCGCGACGCGTCCTCGACGAGGGCCTGCCCCTCTCGGATGAACTCGTCACGGTCCTGGTGACTGCGTGGGAACAGCTACCCCGTCGGAGCCGCTTCATCCTGACGGACCGCCTGGAGCTCCTGGGGCCGCACTCGACGTACAAGGTGCTTGGCGCGACGCTCGGCATCAGCGGACGACGTGCGCACCAGGTGCATCGAGAGGCGTTCATGCGCCTCTGCCGCGATGTCCTCGGGCTGCGCTCCGAGGAGGACGCTCAGCGTGCGCCGGTCCAGACCCTCCGACTCCTCGCGCGCTGA
- a CDS encoding general stress protein: MSTDQDPTDPTAPAGRSPTAGDGAGPPAGDAGRPAAPPDAGGPPAAPGGRTTVGTYDDYADAVRAVDWLSDEGFPVERAAIVGTGLRTVEQITGRVTTGGAAGQGAAQGAVIGLVFALLFGIFFTGPGFLGLLLYAVLLAALLGAALAAIAHAATGGTRDFGSVGGMTAERYEVVVDHDVAARATELLSRAPAR; the protein is encoded by the coding sequence GTGTCCACCGATCAGGACCCCACCGATCCCACCGCCCCCGCCGGCCGGTCGCCGACCGCCGGCGACGGCGCCGGACCGCCCGCGGGCGACGCCGGCCGCCCGGCCGCCCCGCCGGATGCCGGCGGACCGCCGGCCGCGCCGGGCGGACGCACCACCGTCGGCACGTACGACGACTACGCCGACGCCGTCCGGGCCGTCGACTGGCTGTCCGACGAGGGCTTCCCCGTCGAGCGCGCGGCGATCGTCGGCACCGGCCTGCGGACGGTGGAGCAGATCACGGGCCGCGTCACGACCGGGGGCGCCGCCGGCCAGGGTGCGGCGCAGGGCGCCGTCATCGGCCTGGTCTTCGCGCTGCTCTTCGGCATCTTCTTCACCGGACCCGGCTTCCTGGGCCTGCTCCTGTACGCCGTGCTGCTGGCGGCGCTGCTCGGCGCCGCGCTCGCGGCGATCGCCCACGCGGCCACCGGCGGGACCCGCGACTTCGGGTCGGTCGGGGGGATGACCGCCGAGCGCTACGAGGTGGTCGTGGACCACGACGTCGCGGCGCGCGCGACGGAGCTGCTCTCGCGCGCGCCCGCGCGCTGA